The following proteins come from a genomic window of Gemmatimonadota bacterium:
- the uvrC gene encoding excinuclease ABC subunit UvrC, producing the protein MAVEPTEIEKKLKSLPGKPGVYLMKDARSRIIYVGKTRALRQRIRSYFQKTRLTAPKAVALASRIRDFDYVATESEVDALLLEDHLIKEHKPKYNVMLRDDKSFPFIMVTNEAFPRVVVTRNVRQDGARYFGPYTNVKAMRRTIDLVRKVFPLRTCPSAKAWPSMDRPCLDYYIDRCPGPCKGHIGEEGYGEIIEQVCQFLTGRTKDLLKQLKVRMAQASEQLQFELAGRIRDQIVAIEKTTIRQRAFSSRELDRDIIGLARNGTDVCGAVLQVREGKLLGKEHFFLTAPEESTEPETLGAFLTQYYLAAQLWPDEILLSGEPDGLETFREWMARQRGSKVEIAVPRRGDKAAMVRLAVQNAELQLNTHALKRAEARVRRSMPASVGSLQEILGLETPPRRVETFDISNIQGSDPVASMVCFVDGRPRKSDYRKFKVRDVIGPNDFAMMQEVVGRRYRRLIDENKPLPDLILIDGGKGQLSSVRQVLNELGLVDLPVIGLAKRLEEVFRPGQSEPILVPRSSPALKMLMQARDEAHRFAVTFHRQQRGRRMIRSELDNIPGVGPKRKQQLILALGSVENIRKCTEEELRTVQGVGKDAARKVFRYFHPEVS; encoded by the coding sequence ATGGCTGTCGAACCGACGGAAATCGAAAAGAAGCTCAAGTCGCTCCCCGGCAAACCGGGCGTGTACCTGATGAAAGACGCCCGGTCGCGCATCATCTACGTGGGCAAGACCCGTGCGCTGCGGCAGCGGATCCGCTCTTATTTCCAGAAGACCCGTCTCACGGCGCCCAAGGCCGTCGCCCTGGCCAGCCGGATCCGTGACTTCGACTACGTGGCCACCGAGTCGGAGGTCGACGCGCTGCTCCTGGAAGACCATCTCATCAAGGAGCACAAGCCGAAATACAACGTGATGCTGCGCGACGACAAGTCCTTTCCCTTCATCATGGTGACCAACGAGGCCTTTCCGCGGGTCGTGGTAACGCGCAATGTCCGGCAGGACGGGGCCCGGTACTTCGGCCCCTACACCAACGTGAAGGCCATGCGAAGGACGATCGACCTGGTCCGGAAGGTCTTCCCGCTTCGCACCTGTCCCAGCGCGAAGGCGTGGCCGTCCATGGACCGGCCCTGCCTCGATTACTACATCGACCGCTGTCCCGGTCCGTGCAAGGGACACATCGGCGAGGAAGGATACGGCGAGATCATCGAGCAGGTTTGCCAGTTTCTCACGGGCAGGACGAAGGACCTGCTGAAACAGTTAAAGGTACGGATGGCGCAGGCATCAGAGCAGTTGCAGTTCGAACTGGCGGGACGCATTCGCGACCAGATCGTCGCCATCGAGAAGACGACGATCCGCCAACGGGCTTTTTCAAGCAGGGAATTGGACCGGGACATCATCGGACTCGCCAGGAACGGGACCGACGTGTGCGGAGCGGTCCTGCAGGTCAGGGAGGGCAAACTGCTGGGCAAGGAGCACTTCTTCCTGACCGCGCCGGAGGAGTCCACGGAACCGGAGACACTGGGCGCCTTCCTGACCCAGTACTACCTCGCCGCGCAGCTCTGGCCCGACGAGATCCTCCTGAGCGGCGAACCGGACGGCTTGGAGACCTTCCGGGAATGGATGGCCCGGCAGCGTGGATCCAAAGTCGAAATCGCCGTGCCCCGCCGGGGCGACAAGGCCGCCATGGTCCGGCTTGCCGTGCAGAACGCCGAACTGCAGCTGAACACCCACGCCTTGAAACGGGCCGAAGCCCGGGTTCGCCGCAGCATGCCGGCCTCGGTGGGATCCCTGCAGGAAATCCTCGGACTCGAGACGCCCCCACGGCGCGTGGAGACCTTCGACATCTCCAATATCCAGGGTTCGGACCCGGTGGCCTCCATGGTCTGCTTCGTGGACGGCCGGCCCCGCAAGTCGGACTACCGGAAATTCAAGGTCAGGGACGTGATCGGCCCCAATGACTTCGCCATGATGCAGGAGGTGGTCGGCCGGCGGTACCGGCGGCTGATCGACGAGAACAAGCCCCTGCCGGACCTCATACTCATCGACGGCGGCAAGGGACAGCTTTCCAGCGTACGGCAGGTCCTGAACGAACTGGGCCTGGTCGACCTGCCGGTCATCGGCCTGGCGAAGCGCCTGGAGGAAGTCTTCCGTCCGGGCCAGTCCGAACCGATCCTCGTCCCCCGGTCCTCCCCGGCCCTGAAGATGCTCATGCAGGCCCGGGACGAAGCCCACCGTTTCGCCGTGACCTTTCACCGGCAGCAACGGGGAAGGCGCATGATCCGTTCGGAACTGGACAACATACCGGGGGTGGGGCCGAAACGGAAACAGCAGTTGATCCTGGCCCTCGGTTCCGTGGAGAACATCCGGAAATGCACCGAGGAGGAACTCAGGACGGTCCAGGGCGTGGGCAAGGACGCGGCGCGGAAGGTGTTCCGGTATTTCCATCCGGAGGTATCTTGA
- the rpsT gene encoding 30S ribosomal protein S20, with protein sequence MPTLVSSKKRLRQESVRQRRNATVKSALRTAIKRLRANTDAKAAPGLLGQAYSKLDKAVKRGVMHRRTAARIKSRLTKQAN encoded by the coding sequence TTGCCTACCCTCGTTTCATCCAAAAAGCGTTTGCGCCAGGAAAGCGTTCGTCAGCGGCGCAACGCCACGGTCAAGTCCGCCCTCCGAACCGCCATCAAGCGCCTGCGCGCTAACACGGACGCCAAAGCGGCGCCCGGGCTGCTCGGACAGGCCTATTCCAAGCTGGACAAAGCCGTCAAGCGCGGCGTGATGCACCGGCGGACCGCCGCCCGCATCAAGTCCAGGCTGACGAAACAGGCCAACTGA
- a CDS encoding VOC family protein, translated as MRITHTSVTVDDQQKALRFYTETLGFQLKHNIPLGEHAWITLVSKEDPDGTELVLEPDAYPPMRPFKKALVDDGIPWTAFTVDDVAAEHERLVAKGVRFVQPPTDAGTVVVAAFDDTCGNLIQIMAEKEQS; from the coding sequence ATGAGAATCACACACACCAGTGTCACGGTAGATGACCAGCAGAAAGCGCTTCGCTTTTACACCGAAACACTGGGCTTCCAGTTGAAGCACAACATACCCCTGGGAGAACATGCCTGGATCACCCTGGTATCCAAGGAGGATCCGGATGGAACGGAGCTGGTGCTCGAACCTGACGCCTATCCCCCGATGCGTCCGTTCAAGAAGGCCCTTGTGGACGACGGTATCCCGTGGACCGCCTTCACGGTCGACGACGTCGCAGCCGAACACGAGCGTCTCGTGGCAAAGGGTGTGCGATTCGTACAGCCGCCTACGGATGCCGGGACAGTCGTTGTTGCCGCCTTCGACGATACCTGCGGCAACTTGATTCAGATTATGGCGGAGAAGGAGCAATCGTGA
- a CDS encoding CRTAC1 family protein, whose amino-acid sequence MTAAAGIAFVHAKPQLDPQLDPIMPHISALGASVSVVDFDNDGWQDLYVTSSRKGTPNALYRNLGDGSFSEVAGEAGLADVNGDGGVSMGSAWGDYDNDGFEDVFIYMWGRQRLYRNLGDGSFEDATSEAGFDRWMNANSAVWTDVDRDGLIDLYVGGYFSEIHDLWQVTTTRIMQESFEYANNGGHNYLFMNRGNGRFEDVTESYGADCTRWTMSVGAADLNGDGWPDLYLANDYGPEVLLLNVEGKRFEQATGTSLEETSKSGMNVAFGDLYNDGRADVYVTNISKRGYLFQGNNLRRNLIAENGRMINIAEGEIADAGWAWGAQFGDLNNDGFVDLFVTNGFVSADPEEDYWYEMSRVAMGNNNIFQDVRNWAPMGDQSLSGYERSRLYLNDGTGRFYDVAESVGVTDRYDGRGVALADLFNRGVLDVVVANQDGPLVLYRNEVDGENAWIAFELKGRSSNASAIGAEVRVFRDGRQQLQVVTASASFAAQSQRRRHFGLGVATEVERVEVRWPGGTVQTLERPDINRLHTVTEPEG is encoded by the coding sequence GTGACGGCGGCGGCCGGCATTGCCTTCGTCCACGCAAAACCGCAGCTCGATCCGCAGCTCGACCCGATCATGCCCCATATCTCGGCCCTCGGGGCATCCGTCTCGGTCGTGGATTTCGACAACGACGGGTGGCAGGACCTTTACGTGACCAGCAGTCGGAAGGGCACGCCGAACGCCCTGTACCGGAACCTGGGCGACGGAAGTTTTTCGGAGGTTGCCGGGGAGGCCGGCCTGGCCGATGTGAACGGGGACGGCGGCGTGTCCATGGGCTCGGCGTGGGGGGATTACGATAACGACGGATTCGAGGATGTCTTCATCTACATGTGGGGGCGCCAGCGCCTGTACCGGAACCTGGGCGACGGAAGCTTTGAGGACGCGACCTCCGAGGCGGGGTTCGACCGGTGGATGAACGCCAACAGCGCCGTGTGGACGGACGTCGACCGGGACGGCCTGATCGATCTCTACGTGGGCGGGTATTTCTCGGAAATCCATGACCTGTGGCAGGTTACGACGACGCGCATCATGCAGGAGAGTTTCGAATACGCGAACAACGGCGGCCACAACTATCTCTTCATGAACCGGGGTAACGGCCGTTTCGAGGACGTGACGGAATCGTACGGGGCGGACTGCACGCGGTGGACCATGTCCGTCGGCGCGGCGGACCTGAACGGCGACGGCTGGCCCGATCTGTACCTGGCCAACGATTACGGTCCCGAGGTGCTCCTCCTTAATGTCGAGGGGAAGCGTTTCGAGCAGGCCACCGGGACCTCGCTGGAAGAGACGTCCAAGAGCGGTATGAACGTGGCCTTCGGCGACCTGTACAACGACGGACGCGCGGACGTGTACGTGACGAATATCTCGAAGCGGGGCTACCTGTTCCAGGGGAACAATCTCCGCCGCAACCTGATCGCGGAAAACGGCCGGATGATCAACATCGCCGAGGGCGAGATCGCCGACGCGGGCTGGGCCTGGGGCGCGCAGTTCGGGGACCTGAACAACGACGGTTTCGTGGACCTGTTCGTCACCAACGGCTTTGTCTCGGCCGATCCGGAGGAGGACTACTGGTACGAGATGTCGCGGGTCGCCATGGGTAACAACAACATCTTCCAGGACGTGCGGAACTGGGCGCCTATGGGCGATCAAAGCCTGTCGGGATACGAGCGGTCCAGGCTGTACCTGAACGACGGCACCGGGCGTTTCTACGACGTGGCGGAATCCGTCGGCGTGACCGACCGGTACGACGGCAGGGGAGTCGCCCTCGCAGACCTCTTCAACCGGGGCGTGCTCGACGTGGTGGTGGCCAACCAGGACGGTCCCCTGGTACTGTACAGGAACGAGGTCGACGGTGAGAACGCTTGGATTGCCTTCGAGCTGAAGGGCAGAAGCAGCAACGCGAGCGCCATCGGCGCGGAGGTCCGGGTTTTCCGGGACGGCCGGCAACAGCTCCAGGTCGTGACGGCAAGCGCGAGTTTCGCAGCCCAGAGCCAGCGGAGACGGCATTTCGGCCTGGGGGTCGCCACCGAGGTCGAACGGGTCGAGGTACGCTGGCCGGGCGGGACAGTACAGACGCTGGAACGTCCCGATATCAACCGGCTGCACACCGTAACTGAACCGGAGGGATGA
- a CDS encoding CTP synthase, which translates to MGRTKYIFVTGGVMSGVGKGVFSASLGHLLKHYGFTVSQIKIDGYLNQDAGTINPYRHGEVFVLEDGTECDMDLGTYERFLDDNLNRNNYITSGRVYRIILDKERRGEYLGRDVQVVPHVTGEIKNLIRTKAHEGPYDILVVEIGGTVGDIENIHFIEAAREMLYDEGRDNVMSVHVTQVPYNASAGELKTKPTQHSVKALLQLGIQPDIVVCRSAIPLNKSVRQKISLFCNIAEDRVVSSPDTDSIYRVPALLDRQETVQIVADKLNVNLPQRTDQRPEMFDIYLKYLSGSHPEIRIAITGKYTALHDSYVSILNALDHSKVAVGAEIATEWIDTTDFSSDQALDEGMLDGISGIIVPGGFGERGAEGKIRFIQYARENGLPFLGLCYGFQLAVVEFARNACGMLEAAHAEFDAETETPVIYLLPDQRKLTGMGATMRLGGHEVKVKAGTEAHRCYGSEAAVERFRHRYEFNNQYRELIEHKGMVFSGMTPDEEIMQILEIPTHPFFVGTQFHPELTSRPYRPHPLFRGLVQAALTYAESAEDRQVAMEAGQAE; encoded by the coding sequence ATCGGCCGGACCAAGTACATCTTCGTCACCGGCGGCGTCATGTCCGGCGTGGGCAAGGGCGTCTTCAGCGCCTCCCTCGGACACCTGCTCAAGCATTACGGATTCACGGTCTCCCAGATCAAGATCGACGGCTACCTGAACCAGGACGCCGGCACCATCAACCCCTATCGCCACGGGGAAGTGTTCGTGCTCGAGGACGGCACTGAATGCGACATGGACCTGGGCACCTACGAACGCTTCCTCGACGATAACCTGAACCGGAACAACTACATCACATCGGGCCGGGTGTACCGGATCATCCTCGACAAGGAACGGCGGGGCGAGTACCTCGGCCGTGACGTGCAGGTCGTGCCCCACGTGACGGGTGAGATCAAGAACCTGATCCGGACCAAGGCCCACGAGGGACCCTACGACATCCTGGTCGTCGAGATCGGCGGCACCGTCGGGGATATCGAGAACATCCATTTCATCGAGGCCGCCCGCGAGATGCTTTACGACGAGGGACGGGACAACGTCATGTCGGTCCACGTCACGCAGGTGCCCTACAACGCGTCCGCCGGGGAACTGAAGACCAAGCCCACGCAACACAGCGTCAAGGCGCTGCTGCAGCTGGGCATCCAGCCCGATATCGTGGTGTGCCGCTCGGCCATACCCCTGAACAAGAGCGTCCGCCAGAAGATCAGCCTCTTCTGCAACATCGCCGAGGACCGCGTGGTCAGCAGTCCGGACACGGATTCCATCTACCGGGTGCCGGCCCTGCTCGACCGCCAGGAGACGGTGCAGATCGTCGCCGACAAGCTCAACGTCAACCTCCCGCAGCGTACCGACCAGCGTCCCGAGATGTTTGACATTTACCTGAAGTACCTTTCGGGAAGCCATCCTGAAATACGGATCGCCATCACCGGAAAGTACACGGCCCTGCACGATTCCTACGTGAGCATCCTGAACGCCCTGGACCACAGCAAGGTCGCCGTGGGCGCTGAGATCGCCACCGAGTGGATAGACACGACCGATTTCTCGAGTGATCAGGCGCTGGACGAGGGCATGCTGGACGGGATTTCAGGGATCATCGTGCCCGGCGGCTTCGGAGAGCGGGGCGCCGAGGGCAAGATACGGTTCATTCAGTACGCCAGGGAGAACGGGTTGCCGTTCCTGGGCCTGTGCTACGGCTTCCAGCTGGCCGTGGTGGAGTTCGCGCGCAACGCGTGCGGCATGCTGGAAGCCGCCCACGCGGAATTCGACGCGGAGACGGAAACGCCGGTCATCTACCTGTTGCCCGACCAGCGGAAACTGACCGGCATGGGGGCAACGATGCGGCTCGGAGGACACGAAGTGAAAGTGAAGGCCGGCACGGAAGCCCACCGCTGCTACGGATCGGAAGCGGCCGTCGAACGGTTCCGCCACCGGTACGAGTTCAACAACCAGTACCGGGAACTTATCGAGCACAAGGGCATGGTGTTCTCGGGCATGACGCCCGACGAGGAGATCATGCAGATCCTGGAAATCCCCACGCACCCCTTCTTCGTAGGAACCCAGTTCCACCCCGAGTTGACCAGCCGTCCCTACAGACCCCACCCCTTGTTCAGAGGCCTGGTGCAGGCCGCATTGACATACGCGGAATCAGCGGAAGACCGGCAGGTGGCCATGGAGGCCGGGCAAGCGGAATAG
- a CDS encoding TlpA disulfide reductase family protein — protein MFLCTMFAAAFVFSNVQAQTADQGQEPLTDDEKKIVAYIMKQVSESKAGKPNFGPETAMAVYSELGIQVTPNMVPRVRAAVVAELKAIEARLMLKEGSAAPDFNLPVLGGGEASLSALKGKVVVVNFWATWCPPCLVEMPMLSELYETYRDQGLEVLGLSLDEEGLPITKPFVEKLNVSYPIVEADRKTYQAYGNVLTIPHTFVIDREGTVTKRFVNNQTKDAFEAAIKAALAKK, from the coding sequence ATGTTTTTATGCACAATGTTTGCCGCGGCCTTCGTATTTTCCAACGTACAGGCGCAGACCGCGGACCAGGGCCAGGAGCCCCTGACCGACGACGAGAAGAAGATCGTCGCCTACATCATGAAGCAGGTCTCCGAATCCAAGGCCGGCAAGCCGAACTTCGGTCCGGAAACGGCCATGGCCGTTTACAGTGAACTGGGAATCCAGGTCACCCCTAACATGGTTCCCCGCGTACGGGCGGCCGTCGTGGCCGAGTTGAAGGCCATCGAGGCCCGTCTCATGCTGAAGGAAGGCAGCGCCGCGCCCGATTTCAACCTGCCGGTCCTGGGCGGCGGTGAGGCCAGTCTATCCGCGTTGAAGGGGAAGGTGGTCGTGGTGAACTTCTGGGCCACCTGGTGCCCGCCCTGTCTCGTGGAGATGCCGATGCTGAGCGAACTCTACGAGACCTACCGGGACCAGGGGTTGGAGGTGCTCGGACTTTCCCTCGACGAAGAGGGGCTTCCCATTACGAAACCTTTCGTCGAAAAGCTGAACGTATCCTATCCCATCGTGGAAGCGGACCGGAAGACCTACCAGGCCTACGGCAACGTGCTGACCATACCCCACACCTTCGTGATCGATCGTGAAGGCACTGTCACGAAGCGGTTCGTCAACAACCAGACGAAAGACGCATTCGAAGCCGCGATCAAGGCCGCGCTCGCGAAGAAGTAG
- a CDS encoding transporter substrate-binding domain-containing protein — MSTYPVRAIPSLLLLACLCAVTVHTHAQTSLLDRIQERGEIRIGTTGDYKPFTYLNPETATYEGMDIEAAHLLGEALGVSVRFVPTTWSNLSEDTLNDRFDLAMGGITRTLTRQKVLALTDPYVTIGKSALIRKSDRNRFRGLQDMDRPWVRIGVNHGGTNEAFVRANIRQATIVMFENNLDVQPAVAEGDVDVMFTDNVEAVIYARQNPLLYALDPDKPLTREDLGYMTVRGDQPFINFLNLWLYQMSQKGTLDELRSKWIGEY, encoded by the coding sequence ATGAGTACTTACCCTGTGCGCGCCATCCCATCGCTTCTTCTGCTTGCCTGCCTGTGTGCCGTTACTGTGCACACCCATGCCCAGACCTCCCTGCTGGACCGGATCCAGGAACGGGGCGAGATCCGAATCGGGACCACCGGCGACTACAAGCCTTTCACCTATCTGAATCCGGAGACCGCAACCTACGAGGGCATGGACATCGAAGCGGCGCATCTGCTGGGTGAAGCCCTCGGCGTCAGCGTACGATTCGTCCCCACGACCTGGAGCAACCTGTCCGAAGATACCCTGAACGACCGGTTCGACCTGGCCATGGGCGGGATTACGCGGACGCTGACACGTCAGAAAGTCCTGGCACTTACCGACCCCTATGTCACCATCGGTAAATCGGCGCTCATCAGAAAGTCCGACCGCAACCGTTTCAGGGGCCTGCAGGACATGGACCGGCCCTGGGTACGGATCGGAGTAAACCACGGCGGTACCAACGAAGCCTTCGTGCGGGCCAACATCCGGCAGGCCACGATCGTCATGTTCGAAAACAACCTGGACGTCCAGCCGGCCGTGGCGGAGGGGGACGTGGACGTGATGTTCACGGACAACGTGGAAGCGGTGATCTACGCGAGACAGAATCCCCTGCTTTACGCCCTCGACCCGGACAAGCCGTTGACCCGTGAGGACCTGGGCTACATGACCGTCCGCGGCGACCAGCCCTTCATCAACTTCCTGAACCTGTGGCTGTACCAGATGAGTCAGAAGGGTACGCTGGACGAGCTGAGGAGCAAATGGATCGGGGAGTACTGA
- a CDS encoding RnfABCDGE type electron transport complex subunit D, which translates to MMGATKAAAAGSTGSAGTPGPPPGPPNGAGWQIDPRYLSSGLITMILVFGQLYVGFLHDLSQLFTAIAVALAAELALGRLLTGRWLNPASAYITGISCGILLRSLALWPYAIASLLSILSKYVLRFRGRHLWNPSNLGICVVLFAAPGTVAALSEQWGNDLWAMAVIWVLGSVILWRAKRFHVTFTYAVSFVALAYVRSLMTGTPFLSEVAPITGPMYQLMAFFMVTDPATSVSSRNGRIGVAFLVALAEMVLRLYEIVNAPLYALFLVGPAAKALDLKRSA; encoded by the coding sequence ATGATGGGCGCAACAAAGGCCGCAGCGGCCGGTTCGACAGGAAGCGCCGGGACGCCCGGTCCGCCGCCGGGACCGCCGAATGGAGCGGGATGGCAGATCGATCCGCGGTACCTGTCCTCCGGCCTGATCACCATGATCCTGGTCTTCGGCCAGCTTTACGTGGGATTCCTCCACGACCTGTCGCAACTGTTCACGGCGATCGCCGTGGCACTGGCGGCGGAGCTGGCCCTGGGTCGCCTGCTGACGGGCCGGTGGCTCAACCCCGCCAGCGCGTACATCACCGGGATCAGCTGCGGGATCCTGCTGAGGTCGCTTGCCCTGTGGCCCTACGCCATCGCCAGCCTGCTTTCCATCCTGTCGAAATACGTCCTCCGCTTCAGGGGCCGGCACCTGTGGAATCCATCCAACCTGGGCATCTGCGTGGTGCTCTTCGCGGCGCCCGGGACCGTGGCCGCCTTGAGCGAGCAGTGGGGCAACGACCTCTGGGCCATGGCCGTGATCTGGGTGCTGGGTTCGGTCATCCTCTGGCGGGCGAAGCGTTTTCACGTTACCTTCACCTACGCCGTGTCCTTCGTCGCGCTCGCCTACGTGCGGTCCTTAATGACCGGAACCCCGTTTCTGTCCGAAGTCGCGCCCATCACCGGCCCCATGTACCAGCTCATGGCCTTCTTCATGGTCACGGACCCCGCTACGTCCGTCTCCTCGCGCAACGGCCGCATCGGGGTGGCTTTTCTCGTGGCGCTGGCGGAAATGGTACTGCGACTTTACGAAATCGTGAACGCTCCGCTGTACGCGCTGTTCCTGGTGGGACCGGCGGCGAAGGCATTGGATTTGAAACGTTCGGCCTGA
- a CDS encoding carboxymuconolactone decarboxylase family protein: MGKVLRSYELLEERMKEIYFDFYRETYREGTALDNKTKELIAIAASLSAGCQNCLEGHLKKAMKYGADGAEIREAVAIAVGVAAATIVDRSDLANFEMNFNELLKKATGAEKAGSKT; encoded by the coding sequence GTGGGCAAGGTTCTAAGGTCATACGAGTTGCTGGAAGAACGCATGAAGGAAATCTACTTCGATTTCTACCGGGAGACCTACCGGGAGGGCACGGCACTCGACAACAAGACCAAGGAACTGATCGCCATCGCCGCGTCGCTGAGCGCCGGATGCCAGAACTGCCTGGAAGGCCATCTCAAGAAGGCCATGAAGTACGGCGCCGACGGCGCTGAGATCCGGGAAGCCGTGGCCATCGCCGTGGGGGTGGCGGCCGCCACGATCGTGGACCGCAGCGACCTGGCGAATTTCGAGATGAATTTCAATGAACTGCTCAAGAAAGCGACCGGGGCCGAGAAGGCAGGCAGCAAGACCTGA
- a CDS encoding mandelate racemase/muconate lactonizing enzyme family protein, translating to MKITALKTHAVHVNHRGDWTFLAVHTDEGITGYGEVNPGGARSGSVEFLQQAEPVLAGRDPGAIERILAELLPSPVDRPKVMALSALDQALWDIKGKVLGVPVADLIGGRCRDEILLYANFNRATTDRTPAGFARNAAAAVADGFDAVKLAPFDGMPAGIDRASDAREGIACMEAVRAAIGPDVSLLIDCHSHFTARGGCEVFDALKDLDLYWYEEPVPDEDHEGYRTIRDHIDVPLAGGESLMYREGFWPILDQEMMDVIMPDVTIVGGLSELKKVAAMAEGRGIPTAPHGPFGPLTIAAGVQAMAAHPGFQILEYAWGEVPWRHELIEPAEMIEGGRIRISDRAGLGVALNMDAIEKHRADR from the coding sequence ATGAAGATAACCGCCCTGAAGACCCACGCTGTCCACGTGAACCACCGGGGAGACTGGACGTTCCTGGCGGTGCACACCGACGAAGGGATCACCGGTTACGGCGAGGTAAATCCCGGCGGGGCAAGGTCCGGTAGCGTGGAGTTCCTGCAACAGGCCGAACCTGTGCTGGCCGGACGCGATCCCGGCGCCATCGAACGCATCCTGGCCGAACTCCTCCCTTCGCCTGTCGACCGGCCGAAAGTGATGGCGTTGAGCGCCCTCGACCAGGCCCTGTGGGACATCAAGGGCAAGGTCCTGGGCGTACCTGTGGCCGACCTCATCGGAGGACGCTGCCGCGATGAAATCCTCCTGTACGCCAACTTCAACCGGGCCACCACCGACCGGACACCCGCGGGATTCGCCCGGAACGCAGCCGCCGCGGTCGCGGACGGATTCGACGCCGTGAAGCTCGCACCCTTCGACGGGATGCCTGCCGGTATCGATCGGGCTTCGGACGCCCGGGAGGGCATCGCCTGCATGGAAGCGGTGCGCGCCGCCATCGGTCCGGACGTGTCCCTGCTCATCGACTGCCACAGCCACTTCACCGCCCGGGGCGGGTGCGAGGTCTTCGACGCGCTGAAGGACCTGGACCTGTACTGGTACGAGGAACCCGTGCCCGATGAAGACCACGAAGGCTACCGGACCATTAGGGACCACATCGACGTTCCGCTGGCCGGAGGCGAGAGCCTGATGTACAGGGAAGGGTTCTGGCCCATCCTGGACCAGGAAATGATGGACGTGATCATGCCGGACGTAACGATCGTAGGTGGGCTATCGGAACTGAAGAAGGTCGCCGCCATGGCGGAGGGCCGGGGGATTCCCACCGCGCCGCACGGACCCTTCGGACCGCTGACCATCGCGGCGGGCGTGCAGGCCATGGCCGCCCATCCCGGGTTTCAGATCCTGGAATACGCCTGGGGAGAGGTACCGTGGAGACACGAACTCATCGAACCGGCGGAAATGATCGAAGGCGGACGGATCCGTATATCCGACCGGGCAGGGCTAGGCGTGGCGCTGAACATGGATGCGATTGAAAAACACAGGGCGGACCGATAG
- a CDS encoding Gfo/Idh/MocA family oxidoreductase, whose product MALRVGIVGAGGIAHCHGRAAREAPEAELAAICDVSEEAMDRFGETFGVSRRYTDLERMLLEEEIDILSICTWGDSHADIAVRAARTGRVKAILCEKPISSTAAECEAMIESARDHGVLLAEAFKFRHHPCHIRTKELIDAGEIGRVKLIRSNFTAAVDPGNLRPDYNWRFNKDKRGGATYDLGCYCIHHARFITGTEPERVLARGHYGQRSGVPESVLAQIEFPDEISAQCAFSFRFHSSQEFEVFGTDGYMRMDMAWNNEDRPVALEIRKNDGEERTIRFAPVFQFTEQLRHLCDCLEFGRPHRIPPENSLGNMRVIDAVHASIDARQPVVMNPG is encoded by the coding sequence ATGGCCCTCAGGGTAGGCATCGTCGGCGCGGGCGGCATCGCGCACTGCCACGGCAGGGCGGCCCGGGAAGCGCCCGAAGCGGAACTCGCCGCGATCTGCGACGTCTCGGAGGAGGCGATGGACCGTTTCGGCGAGACCTTCGGGGTCTCCCGCCGCTACACGGATCTGGAGCGCATGCTGCTGGAAGAGGAAATCGACATTCTCTCCATCTGTACCTGGGGCGATTCCCACGCCGACATAGCCGTCCGGGCCGCGCGGACCGGCCGGGTCAAGGCGATCCTCTGCGAAAAACCCATCAGTTCGACGGCGGCCGAGTGCGAAGCCATGATCGAATCCGCGCGGGACCACGGCGTCCTGCTCGCCGAGGCTTTCAAGTTCCGCCACCACCCGTGCCACATCAGGACGAAGGAGCTCATCGACGCCGGCGAGATCGGTCGGGTTAAATTGATCCGCAGCAACTTTACGGCCGCGGTGGATCCCGGTAACCTCAGACCGGATTACAACTGGCGGTTCAACAAGGACAAGCGCGGCGGCGCCACCTACGACCTGGGCTGCTACTGCATACACCACGCCCGGTTCATCACGGGCACCGAACCGGAAAGGGTCCTTGCGCGTGGCCACTACGGCCAGCGGTCCGGGGTGCCCGAGTCCGTCCTGGCGCAAATCGAGTTCCCCGATGAGATCAGCGCGCAGTGCGCCTTTTCCTTTCGGTTCCATAGTTCCCAGGAGTTCGAGGTGTTCGGTACGGACGGCTACATGCGGATGGACATGGCATGGAACAACGAAGATCGCCCGGTCGCGCTGGAAATCAGAAAAAACGACGGGGAAGAAAGGACCATCCGGTTCGCCCCGGTCTTTCAATTCACCGAACAGTTGCGGCACCTGTGCGACTGTCTCGAATTCGGCCGGCCGCACCGGATTCCGCCGGAGAACAGCCTGGGCAACATGCGGGTCATCGACGCCGTGCACGCGTCCATTGACGCGAGACAACCCGTTGTTATGAATCCCGGTTAG